The genomic interval ATCGATCAGCGCTTGCTGCTTTTGCAAGGTTTGGTGCGACTGTTGGAGTTCCTGCTCCAGCCGCGCAAGGGTCGTGTGACGATCGTCTAAATCCTGAATCAGTTCGTTGGTGTGGGTCTGGGTCTGGTCTAACCGAACACTCAAGTCGTCTGCCCGCGTCTGGGTGGAGAGTAATTGCCCTTCTAGTTCCTGAATGCGCTGTTGCTGGGTATCAAAGGCAGCTTGAAAATCGACGAGTTGCTTTTCCAGGGAAGCCTGATAGATCTGAACTTCTGACCGATCCTGGCTGAGCTGACTCCGCAGTTGCTCCAACTCTGCCTGTTGGGTTTGAGTCAGGGCTTCCATCGTCGCTAACAATTCTTGCAGGGCACGATCCCGCTCCTGCGTTTCACTCAGTTGAGTCTCCAGGGTTTGTTGCTGTTCTGCCAGTTGCCGCTTTAACCGGATGATCGCCTGCTGTTGAATATTAGAAATTTCTTCTGTAGAAGCTAATTGAGTCTCCAGAAATTGCTGGTCAATCACCCGTAACCGCATTTCATTGAGGGAACCGAGGGATTGGTCCAGCGCTTGTTCTAGCTGCTGAATGCGTTCCATTTGACCCTGTGCCAGCGATCGCGCCTGCATTAGCTCAGATAGCAAAGCTGCCTGCTCCTGCTCCCAAAGCTGGCGTTGCTCCTCCAGTTCGACCGTTGCCTGTTGCTTGAGGGCATCAATCATCGCTTGTGTCTCCGGATCTGGGTCATCGGTATCCGAGGTCGGGCATTGAAGCACCCTCACTGGAGCTTAGACGATAGACCTGACTTTGGACTTTCGGTTGCTTCAACCCATCAGCAGAGGGGGGTAAACCCCTACTTTTTTGATAGTCCAGAGTCGATAGCCTACAGCCCAACCTCCCAAATTGAGTGCGGGATTGATCTAGATTAGTAGACCGCGTAGCAATTTGCCGATATTGTAAATTAACTCTACCGAAAACGTTCCGGAAAATTTTTGTCGAACGGAATTAGGGGATAGGTGCCAGCTATCAGGGGGGCAAGGAGAGGTCGCGAGAGACGAACCCTTATCTCTTATCCCTTATTCCCCCTTCCCTATTCTAAGCTTTCCCTCCTCCTCCCTGGTGCATTTACGCCAATCCCAGCCGCGGATCGGTACGGAGAACGCCATCTTCCAGGTAGGTCACCTGGTCTGCCACATCAATCAGGCGAGGATCATGGGTGACGATGAGGACGGTGCGATTAGATTCTTTGGCAAGCTGGCGTAGCAGTTCAATCACCGCGTGTCCATTATGCGAGTCGAGGGAAGCGGTGGGTTCATCTGCCATGATCAGTTCAGGATTACCCGCCAGGGCACGGGCGATCGCCACCCGTTGCTTTTGCCCACCCGACAAATCTTTCGGGAGTTGATTGGCTTTTTCGACTAAGTTGACCCGTTCCAAAAGTTCCAGCGCCTGCTGGTGAGCCACATTTCCCCGAACTCCCTTGACCTTAAGTGCAACTTCCACATTTTCGGCTGCGGTCAA from Kovacikia minuta CCNUW1 carries:
- a CDS encoding coiled-coil domain-containing protein, which produces MLQCPTSDTDDPDPETQAMIDALKQQATVELEEQRQLWEQEQAALLSELMQARSLAQGQMERIQQLEQALDQSLGSLNEMRLRVIDQQFLETQLASTEEISNIQQQAIIRLKRQLAEQQQTLETQLSETQERDRALQELLATMEALTQTQQAELEQLRSQLSQDRSEVQIYQASLEKQLVDFQAAFDTQQQRIQELEGQLLSTQTRADDLSVRLDQTQTHTNELIQDLDDRHTTLARLEQELQQSHQTLQKQQALIDERPPNPTPPPGKSNPSDEQALTIAQTKVADLETEIARQLTTQAMLQRACQELEEARDCQQTRITDLEKQTAEMQEQVLRQAQQASEYETAVQHWKDRYFTAQTQVLKLKDVVAQTLPEPPPELAAALAALEAATAAMPEPASPALLNSTRLNRETKVDLPEFLMRRRNYKARQP
- a CDS encoding ABC transporter ATP-binding protein is translated as MTASKTNVVSYVKEQDQDVSPPIILRRIDQTAVVARNVKMAYRSGSELYPVLKGVDLEIDQGDIQLLMGPSGSGKTTLLSILAGILTPTEGNVRLLGQEITAMSRDRLAHFRLEHIGFIFQGFNLFPALTAAENVEVALKVKGVRGNVAHQQALELLERVNLVEKANQLPKDLSGGQKQRVAIARALAGNPELIMADEPTASLDSHNGHAVIELLRQLAKESNRTVLIVTHDPRLIDVADQVTYLEDGVLRTDPRLGLA